The segment GCGCATAATGCCTCCTTGAAATAACAAGGTGATGACCGGGCTGCGCGCCTCGCTTCCGCCCCTCGCGGTACCGGTCACGAAGAAGGCTGCACTATGGGCGTATTGCTTCATCTTCTCTCCGGCGTGGCGCTCCTGATTTGGGGCACCAACATAGTCAAGGTCGGTATCCTGCGCGTGTACGGCGCCAATCTGCGCCACGTGCTTTCCGTCAGCGTGTCCAACCGGTTTGCTGCGTTCCTCGCGGGCGTCGGCGTGACCGGTCTCGTCCAGAGCAGCAATGCCACGGCCGTGATCGTCAGTTCGTTCGTCGGACAGGGACTGATCGCGGTGGCCCCCGCGCTGGCGATCATGCTGGGTGCGAACGTGGGTACCGCGCTGATGGTGCAGGTGTTCTCGCTCGATCTGTCATGGCTGTCGCCGCTGCTGATCTTTATTGGCGTGATCCTGCATCTGTCATGGAAGGGCAGCAAGGCCGGCCACGTGGGGCGCGTGCTGATCGGGCTGGGTCTGATCACGCTGGCGCTGGAACTGATTTCGATCGCCACGCGGCCCGTGGTGCAGGCGGCCGGTGTCAAGGTGCTATTCAGCACGCTGACTGGCGACGCTGCGCTGGACATGCTGATCGGCGCGGTGCTGACGATCCTCTGCTATTCGAGCCTGGCCATGGTGCTGTTCTGCGGCGCGCTGGCATCGGCCGGGGTGGTGTCGATCCACGTGGCCATGGCGCTAGTGCTGGGCGCCAATCTCGGCTCGGGTATCTCGGCGCTGATGTCGACGTCGGGCAACAACCAGCCCGGCAAGCGCGTGACGCTGGGCAACCTGCTGTCGCGCCTGCTCGGTTGCGTGATCGCGTTGCCGCTGCTGACGAAGGCCGAGGAACTGCTGGCGCTGGTTGGCAGCGAGCCGCAGCGGATGATCGTGAACTTCCATCTGCTGTTCAACGTGGCGCTGGCACTTTTGCTGCTGGGCGCTACCGCGCCGCTGGCGCGCCTGTGCGAGGCCATTCTGCCGGGCCGGAACACCGGCGACAGCCAGGTCACGCCGCGCCACCTCGATCCGGCCGCGCTGTCCACGCCGACGCTCGCGTTGTCTAACGCCGCGCGTGAGGTGCTGCGCATCGGCGATCGCGTCGAACAAATGCTCGACAACCTGCTGCGCGTGCTGCGGACCAACGATCTGAAGCTGGCCAATGCCACCTGTCGTATCGACAACGAAGTCGACGATCTCTACACCGCAATCAAGCTCTACCTGACGCAGATCAGCACCGAGGCGCTGGATGAGCACGATGGCGAGCGCTGGACCGAAATCATCTCGTTGACGATCAACCTGGAGCACGCGGGGGATCTGATCGAACGCGTGATCGTCGACACCAAGGAAAAGAAGATCGCGCACAACCTGTCGTTCTCCGAGGCCGGCATGCAGGAGATCGCCGAGATGCACGCCCGCGTGGTGGCGAACCTGCGTCTGGGACTGTCGGTGTTCCTGACCGGCGACCTGCGCAGCGCCCAGCAACTGATGGCGGAGAAGGCGGCCTTCCGCGATCTGGAGCGCGATCTGTCGCGCTCGCACCTGCAGCGTGTGGCCGTGCAGACCGTGGAGAGCATCGAGACCAGCTCGCTCCATCTGGATCTGATCGCGGAACTGAAGCGGCTCAATTCGCTGTTCTGCTCCACCGCATATCCGGTGCTGGAGCGGGCGGGGATGATGAACCGCAGCCGGATGAAGGAGGATCCGGAGGAGAAGGTCGCGGCGGTGGCGGGCGCTCGCTAGCGGGGCTGGGGGAGCGGGCAGGGCGCGTCGATTTCCGACCACGCCCTGGAGACCTACCCCTGCTTCTTCAACAGAG is part of the Cupriavidus metallidurans CH34 genome and harbors:
- a CDS encoding Na/Pi cotransporter family protein — translated: MGVLLHLLSGVALLIWGTNIVKVGILRVYGANLRHVLSVSVSNRFAAFLAGVGVTGLVQSSNATAVIVSSFVGQGLIAVAPALAIMLGANVGTALMVQVFSLDLSWLSPLLIFIGVILHLSWKGSKAGHVGRVLIGLGLITLALELISIATRPVVQAAGVKVLFSTLTGDAALDMLIGAVLTILCYSSLAMVLFCGALASAGVVSIHVAMALVLGANLGSGISALMSTSGNNQPGKRVTLGNLLSRLLGCVIALPLLTKAEELLALVGSEPQRMIVNFHLLFNVALALLLLGATAPLARLCEAILPGRNTGDSQVTPRHLDPAALSTPTLALSNAAREVLRIGDRVEQMLDNLLRVLRTNDLKLANATCRIDNEVDDLYTAIKLYLTQISTEALDEHDGERWTEIISLTINLEHAGDLIERVIVDTKEKKIAHNLSFSEAGMQEIAEMHARVVANLRLGLSVFLTGDLRSAQQLMAEKAAFRDLERDLSRSHLQRVAVQTVESIETSSLHLDLIAELKRLNSLFCSTAYPVLERAGMMNRSRMKEDPEEKVAAVAGAR